A single Marinobacter sp. es.042 DNA region contains:
- the codA gene encoding cytosine deaminase — MTKPLNAIANARLQGRDGLFRLEISNGRFSGITAQAENTTVNEGELDAGGNLVTAPFVEPHIHLDAAMTAGEPRWNKSGTLFEGIECWSERKTTLSHDDVISRASQTLKLFAAHGIQYVRTHVDVTDPNLTALKAMLEVREQTAAFIDLQIVAFPQEGIWSFKNGRELMEEAVRLGADVVGGIPHFEFTRDYGAESVRWLMELAHKNDRLVDVHCDEIDDPESRFLEVLAAEALRLDYGSRVSASHTCAMGSYNDAYCSRLFRLLKKSGLRFLSMPTESLHLQGRFDSYPKRRGITRVPELLDAGLKVAFGQDSIRDPWYPMGNGNMLRTLDVGLHACHMLGMSWIDRSLELITENGAAALDLDEYGIDEGMPARCVVLQGATPYEVLLGQRPVLASVRDGKVLVRREASHPETGLML, encoded by the coding sequence GCAACGGACGCTTTTCAGGTATCACCGCCCAAGCCGAGAATACCACCGTCAATGAAGGCGAACTGGATGCCGGGGGCAATCTGGTCACAGCCCCTTTCGTGGAGCCACACATCCATCTCGACGCCGCGATGACCGCTGGGGAACCGCGATGGAACAAGAGCGGCACCCTGTTTGAAGGCATTGAGTGCTGGTCCGAGCGCAAGACAACCCTGAGCCACGACGATGTGATCAGTCGCGCCAGCCAGACGCTGAAGCTCTTTGCCGCCCATGGCATCCAGTACGTGCGTACTCACGTGGATGTGACTGATCCGAACCTGACTGCCCTCAAGGCCATGCTTGAGGTTCGCGAACAGACCGCAGCCTTCATTGACCTGCAGATCGTCGCGTTTCCCCAGGAGGGCATCTGGTCTTTCAAAAACGGGCGTGAACTCATGGAAGAAGCCGTGCGTCTCGGCGCTGATGTGGTTGGTGGCATTCCCCACTTCGAGTTTACCCGGGATTACGGTGCGGAGTCGGTTCGCTGGCTGATGGAGCTTGCCCATAAAAACGACCGACTGGTGGATGTTCACTGCGACGAAATTGATGATCCGGAATCCCGGTTCCTCGAAGTTCTGGCCGCCGAGGCCCTGAGACTCGACTACGGTTCCAGGGTATCCGCCAGCCATACCTGTGCCATGGGCTCCTATAACGATGCCTACTGCAGCCGCCTGTTTCGATTGCTGAAAAAGTCCGGCCTGCGCTTTCTTTCCATGCCCACTGAAAGCCTGCATTTGCAGGGCCGATTCGACAGCTATCCCAAACGCCGTGGCATCACCCGGGTCCCCGAGCTGCTTGATGCCGGACTGAAGGTGGCCTTTGGCCAGGACTCAATTCGCGACCCCTGGTATCCAATGGGCAACGGCAACATGCTCCGGACCCTTGATGTCGGCCTGCACGCCTGCCATATGCTGGGTATGAGCTGGATCGACCGTTCACTGGAGCTGATCACCGAGAATGGCGCGGCTGCGCTTGACCTTGATGAGTATGGCATTGACGAAGGGATGCCAGCACGATGCGTGGTTCTTCAGGGGGCCACGCCCTATGAAGTGCTGCTCGGGCAGCGACCGGTGCTGGCGTCTGTAAGGGACGGGAAGGTGTTGGTCCGGCGGGAGGCCTCCCATCCGGAAACCGGCCTGATGCTTTAA
- a CDS encoding DUF4112 domain-containing protein, protein MPKPSEARQRAILARLDKFSRFTDSNIAIPFTNVRIGAEAVIGLLPVVGDAVGLVLAGYVLVEAQRAGATKAVKMRMLRNMGIDFLGGLLPVVGDAFDAVYKANTRNTRLLRNYLEKELAIEPPPPPFPWRTVIGLSVLFAVVTGGLTLLF, encoded by the coding sequence ATGCCGAAACCATCCGAAGCCCGGCAACGGGCCATTCTGGCACGGCTGGATAAGTTCAGCCGTTTTACCGATAGCAACATCGCTATTCCGTTCACCAATGTACGGATTGGCGCGGAGGCCGTGATTGGCCTGCTGCCCGTGGTCGGGGACGCCGTGGGCCTGGTCCTGGCCGGATACGTACTGGTGGAAGCGCAGCGAGCAGGCGCCACCAAGGCGGTGAAGATGCGCATGTTGCGGAACATGGGCATCGACTTTCTCGGCGGTCTGTTGCCAGTGGTAGGCGATGCCTTCGACGCGGTTTACAAAGCCAACACCCGCAACACCCGTCTGCTTCGTAACTACCTGGAAAAGGAGTTGGCGATTGAACCTCCGCCTCCGCCTTTCCCCTGGCGGACCGTGATTGGTTTATCCGTGCTGTTCGCTGTGGTGACCGGCGGCCTCACGCTTTTATTCTGA